From one Streptomyces sp. N50 genomic stretch:
- a CDS encoding AAA family ATPase produces the protein MDFGTQGPEAPADLAWLRGVDAYTMGAYPQAEEEFRTAVRMDPGMADGWLGLHALRVDTTTALLRMYRHRERFGEQRTRHRRTLNSWYWLGWWVQPVLESPRDLLLAHASHWLDGRHVPELDRALAGLPPVDTDHQVRFLHACRAYLVKDWEQLVRHTDPLINDQLLGIEAGLFGGMARVRLEMYGQAEPLLSSALMRCRSEQPQRKELRYWLARAHEGTGRSAAALPLYRAVHRVDPAFMDTSARLAAITDSDGYDGSEDVTDLAAITLSGGQDTLEGPDGLDPLFGAEGRDLKLSEPGLPPTGPLPAAGDSVREKTANPVLPLPTGPTDPVLLEEALNELERMVGLEPVKRQVKALSAQLNMARLRAGQGLPVQPPKRHFVFSGPSGTGKTTVARILGRVFYALGLLGGDHLVEAQRADLVGEYLGQTAVKANELIDSAIGGVLFVDEAYSLSNSGYGKGDAYGDEALQVLLKRAEDNRDHLVVILAGYPEGMDRLLAANPGLSSRFTTRVDFPSYRPLELTSIGEVLAAENGDVWDEEALDELRSIAGHVVDQGWIDELGNGRFLRTLYEKSCAYRDLRLSVYPGMLSRDDLSTLRLPDLMQAYGEVLSGRGPGPAGM, from the coding sequence ATGGACTTCGGCACGCAGGGCCCCGAGGCCCCGGCCGACCTCGCGTGGCTGCGAGGCGTGGACGCCTACACGATGGGCGCTTATCCGCAGGCGGAGGAGGAGTTCCGCACCGCGGTACGGATGGATCCCGGGATGGCCGACGGCTGGCTGGGACTGCACGCGCTGCGCGTCGACACGACGACCGCGCTGCTGCGGATGTACCGGCACCGGGAACGCTTCGGGGAACAGCGCACCAGGCACCGCCGTACGCTCAACTCCTGGTACTGGCTGGGCTGGTGGGTGCAGCCCGTGCTGGAGAGCCCGCGTGATCTGCTGCTCGCGCACGCCTCGCACTGGCTGGACGGCCGCCATGTGCCGGAGCTGGACCGGGCGTTGGCGGGACTGCCGCCGGTCGACACCGACCACCAGGTCCGCTTCCTGCACGCGTGCCGCGCCTATCTGGTCAAGGACTGGGAGCAGCTGGTCCGGCACACGGACCCGCTGATCAACGATCAACTCCTGGGCATAGAGGCCGGGTTGTTCGGCGGGATGGCCCGGGTCCGGCTGGAGATGTACGGCCAGGCCGAGCCGCTCCTCTCCTCCGCGCTGATGCGCTGCCGCAGCGAACAGCCCCAGCGCAAGGAGCTGCGGTACTGGCTGGCGCGGGCCCACGAGGGCACCGGGCGAAGCGCCGCCGCGCTCCCCCTGTACCGGGCGGTGCACCGCGTCGACCCCGCGTTCATGGACACCTCGGCGCGGCTCGCCGCGATCACCGACTCCGACGGGTACGACGGCTCCGAGGACGTGACCGACCTCGCGGCGATCACGCTCTCCGGCGGGCAGGACACGCTGGAGGGGCCGGACGGGCTCGATCCGCTGTTCGGCGCGGAGGGGCGGGATCTGAAGCTGTCGGAGCCCGGTCTGCCACCGACCGGGCCGCTGCCCGCCGCGGGTGACTCGGTGCGGGAGAAGACCGCGAATCCGGTACTTCCGCTGCCCACGGGTCCCACCGACCCCGTCTTACTGGAGGAGGCGCTCAACGAACTGGAGCGCATGGTGGGTCTTGAGCCGGTAAAGCGCCAAGTCAAGGCGCTGTCGGCCCAGTTGAACATGGCGCGGCTGCGGGCGGGACAGGGCCTGCCGGTCCAGCCGCCGAAACGGCACTTCGTCTTCTCCGGGCCCTCGGGCACCGGCAAGACCACCGTGGCCCGCATTCTCGGGCGGGTCTTCTACGCCCTCGGGCTGCTCGGCGGGGACCATCTCGTCGAGGCGCAGCGGGCCGACCTGGTCGGTGAGTACCTGGGTCAAACGGCCGTGAAGGCCAACGAGTTGATCGATTCCGCGATCGGTGGCGTCCTCTTCGTCGATGAGGCGTACTCGCTCTCCAACTCCGGTTACGGCAAGGGCGACGCGTACGGCGACGAGGCCTTGCAAGTGCTGTTGAAGCGGGCCGAGGACAACCGCGACCACCTCGTGGTGATCCTGGCGGGCTATCCCGAGGGGATGGACCGGCTGCTCGCCGCGAACCCCGGGTTGTCGTCCCGCTTCACGACGCGCGTCGACTTTCCTTCGTACCGGCCGCTCGAACTCACCTCCATCGGCGAGGTGTTGGCGGCGGAGAACGGTGACGTGTGGGACGAGGAGGCGTTGGACGAGCTGCGGTCGATCGCCGGGCATGTGGTCGACCAGGGGTGGATCGACGAGCTGGGGAACGGGCGGTTCCTGCGCACGCTGTACGAGAAGAGCTGCGCGTACCGGGATCTGCGGTTGTCGGTGTATCCCGGGATGTTGTCGCGGGACGACCTGTCGACGTTGCGGCTGCCGGATCTGATGCAGGCGTATGGAGAGGTGTTGTCGGGGCGGGGGCCGGGTCCTGCCGGGATGTGA
- a CDS encoding glycoside hydrolase family 32 protein — protein MPGTQGISRRSLFAGSAAGTAAALLSSGTATAAGSTNSTASGASYRATYHFTVPDQWKNDPQRPVWIDGEYHYYYLYNADYFTGVVGTAWRLATTKDLVSFTDRGVAAPKNTTSNGDLWSGSAVVDTGNTAGFGAGAVVVIVTMSPGDGTDSQAQFLYYSTDGGLTFTNHGTAPVLPNPGVADFRDPKVIRDEDRGRWVMALAENDKVGFYHSDDLKSWTYVGGFIHSGIGVLECPDLFRITAADGTVKWVLGVSANGKSSGLPNTYAYWTGSFDGSAFTADTSDPQWLDHGWDWYAGVTFEKRDTSGAVDPAARYALGWVNNWDYADTTPTIDCDGFNGTDSVVREITLEKASDGTYYLASQPVAGLDAYVSRTVNLGDVTVDGTKVLDYTGISYEVTTELTWSQLTGAGLQLRRSPSGGRHIDAGVYTDYAFLNRRNTVNADTSGNYQESHTPFDPSAGTVKLRILVDRTSVEMFVDDGRYVHTSQVFPYLLDTGLALFTIGGSAVFRNTVIREFTV, from the coding sequence ATGCCCGGAACCCAGGGGATATCCAGGAGATCACTGTTCGCGGGATCGGCGGCGGGCACCGCCGCCGCGCTGCTGTCCAGCGGCACGGCCACGGCCGCGGGTAGTACCAACTCCACAGCGAGCGGGGCGAGTTACCGCGCCACGTACCACTTCACGGTCCCCGACCAGTGGAAGAACGACCCGCAGCGGCCCGTCTGGATCGACGGCGAGTACCACTACTACTACCTCTACAACGCCGACTACTTCACCGGCGTCGTAGGCACCGCGTGGCGCCTGGCCACCACCAAGGACCTGGTCTCCTTCACCGACCGCGGGGTCGCCGCACCCAAGAACACCACGTCCAACGGTGATCTCTGGTCGGGTTCGGCGGTGGTCGACACCGGCAACACCGCCGGATTCGGCGCGGGCGCGGTCGTCGTCATCGTCACGATGTCCCCCGGCGACGGCACCGACTCCCAGGCGCAGTTCCTCTACTACTCGACCGACGGCGGTCTCACCTTCACCAACCACGGGACCGCCCCTGTCCTGCCCAACCCCGGCGTCGCCGACTTCCGCGACCCCAAGGTGATCCGCGACGAGGACCGGGGCCGCTGGGTGATGGCCCTCGCCGAGAACGACAAGGTCGGCTTCTACCACTCCGACGACCTCAAGTCCTGGACGTACGTGGGCGGTTTCATCCACAGCGGCATCGGCGTCCTGGAGTGCCCCGACCTGTTCCGCATCACTGCCGCCGACGGCACCGTGAAATGGGTGCTCGGCGTGAGCGCCAACGGCAAGAGCTCGGGGCTGCCCAACACGTACGCCTACTGGACGGGTTCCTTCGACGGCAGCGCGTTCACCGCTGACACGAGTGACCCGCAGTGGCTCGACCACGGCTGGGACTGGTACGCCGGCGTCACCTTCGAGAAGCGGGACACGAGCGGCGCGGTGGACCCGGCCGCCCGGTACGCGCTCGGCTGGGTGAACAACTGGGACTACGCCGACACCACCCCCACCATCGACTGCGACGGCTTCAACGGCACCGACTCCGTCGTCCGCGAGATCACCCTGGAGAAGGCGTCCGACGGCACCTACTACCTCGCCTCCCAGCCCGTCGCCGGCCTCGACGCGTATGTCTCCCGCACGGTGAACCTGGGCGACGTGACCGTGGACGGCACGAAGGTGCTCGACTACACCGGCATCTCCTACGAGGTGACGACCGAGCTCACCTGGTCCCAACTCACCGGCGCGGGCCTCCAGTTGAGGCGCTCACCCAGCGGCGGCAGACACATCGACGCCGGCGTCTACACCGACTACGCCTTCCTCAACCGACGCAACACGGTGAACGCCGACACCTCCGGCAACTACCAGGAGAGCCACACCCCGTTCGACCCGTCCGCCGGCACGGTGAAGCTGCGCATCCTGGTGGACCGCACATCGGTGGAGATGTTCGTCGACGACGGCCGCTATGTGCACACCAGCCAGGTGTTTCCGTACCTGCTGGACACCGGGCTCGCGCTCTTTACGATCGGCGGCAGTGCGGTGTTCCGGAACACGGTGATACGGGAGTTCACGGTGTGA
- a CDS encoding extracellular solute-binding protein, which translates to MTDSHLPRRTLLRYGAYGAGAAALAGTAASWDRLTGADIPGRDDGSLVVATLGSAFDPATVDALTKGFHRIHPGIPLRVNAVQAVDWSDFFAKILTQIAAGTAPDLVYVATEGVQLFAQKLGVALDRWVRRDAAELREYFADVHPSLVESMMYEGNLYQLPMEFNAADMYLNKQVLKRAGAEFPAADWNRDDFTALLRQLKRSGGSHFTPYFWTNRLWGGVVPWLFANGTNLLKESKAPGGSWLWDSFYPAADRKGRGGGFRWSTPQATTDRVEEAYDYIASLVQDDLCTRPEGGNGNNLVGVFSTGHVGVTPAGGFWAGGLQLAGMRAADYDVQYFPRWRTQRHQFGAAGYALLRTSKKQEAAWEFIKYAARKDTMTRLFKSNQTTPARRSMLNAARYTASGPAHWQVFYDTLDRFPDTGPIPAPPQVAEVTDVLLKYTGTALASPRAVGPALRRMQGDLEQAMERAV; encoded by the coding sequence ATGACTGACTCGCACCTCCCCCGCCGCACGCTGCTGCGGTACGGCGCGTACGGGGCCGGAGCAGCCGCTCTGGCCGGTACCGCCGCGAGCTGGGACCGGCTCACGGGAGCCGACATCCCCGGCCGTGACGACGGCTCCCTCGTCGTCGCCACCCTCGGCTCCGCCTTCGACCCGGCCACCGTCGACGCCCTCACCAAGGGCTTCCACCGGATCCACCCCGGCATCCCGCTGCGGGTGAACGCCGTACAAGCCGTCGACTGGTCGGACTTCTTCGCGAAGATCCTCACCCAGATCGCCGCCGGCACCGCCCCCGATCTGGTGTATGTGGCCACCGAGGGCGTGCAGTTGTTCGCCCAGAAGCTCGGCGTGGCCCTGGACCGCTGGGTGCGGCGGGACGCGGCGGAGCTGCGCGAGTACTTCGCCGACGTCCACCCCTCGCTGGTGGAGTCGATGATGTACGAGGGCAACCTCTACCAGCTGCCCATGGAGTTCAACGCCGCCGACATGTACCTCAACAAGCAGGTGCTGAAGCGGGCGGGCGCGGAGTTCCCGGCGGCCGACTGGAACCGCGACGACTTCACCGCGCTGCTACGGCAGTTGAAGCGTTCCGGCGGCTCGCACTTCACGCCGTACTTCTGGACCAACCGCCTGTGGGGCGGCGTCGTGCCCTGGCTCTTCGCGAACGGCACGAACCTGCTCAAGGAGTCGAAGGCGCCCGGCGGCTCCTGGCTGTGGGACAGCTTCTATCCGGCCGCCGACCGGAAGGGGCGCGGTGGCGGCTTCCGCTGGAGCACCCCGCAGGCCACCACCGACCGGGTCGAGGAGGCGTACGACTACATCGCCTCCCTCGTCCAGGACGATCTGTGCACCCGGCCCGAGGGCGGCAACGGCAACAACCTGGTCGGTGTGTTCTCCACCGGCCACGTCGGCGTCACCCCGGCGGGCGGCTTCTGGGCGGGCGGCCTCCAACTGGCCGGCATGCGGGCCGCCGACTACGACGTGCAGTACTTCCCGCGCTGGCGCACCCAGCGCCACCAGTTCGGCGCGGCGGGCTACGCGCTGCTGCGCACCTCGAAGAAGCAGGAAGCCGCCTGGGAGTTCATCAAGTACGCGGCCCGCAAGGACACCATGACCCGGCTCTTCAAGAGCAACCAGACCACCCCGGCCCGGCGTTCGATGCTGAACGCCGCCCGCTACACCGCGAGCGGCCCGGCGCACTGGCAGGTCTTCTACGACACCCTCGACCGGTTCCCCGACACCGGCCCGATCCCCGCGCCACCGCAGGTCGCGGAGGTGACCGACGTCCTGCTCAAGTACACCGGCACCGCGCTGGCCTCGCCGCGTGCGGTGGGTCCCGCGCTGCGCCGGATGCAGGGCGACCTGGAGCAGGCCATGGAGCGTGCGGTATGA
- a CDS encoding sugar ABC transporter permease, whose translation MTNTQVPNSQAPAVSSRPATPPAAAVRPSVRDRGARLLAALFLAPTVVGIVVFTVVPIVGSVVLSLFHWNVIDPPHFVGGANYRTTFTDSTVLVSFRNTLLFMVLAVALQLLIALSLALALNGRMPVWLRSVFRSAFFFPLVLSAASISVVMKYLFNQDFGVVNWLIGLVGIAPVPWLTSEHAAMATVVLVYVWQQFGFSFLLFIGGLNNIPKEIHEAAALDGATGLRKHLGITLPLLSPTLLVATVVGVINALQVFEQPYVLTDGGPGDATRTVVMVIYERAFEQLDFGEASAVGVLLFAVIMAVTALQFRLSRRFVHYQ comes from the coding sequence ATGACGAACACTCAGGTCCCGAACTCCCAGGCTCCTGCGGTGAGTTCACGGCCCGCCACACCACCGGCCGCCGCCGTACGGCCGTCCGTCCGCGACCGCGGCGCCCGGTTGCTGGCCGCGCTGTTCCTGGCGCCCACGGTCGTCGGCATCGTCGTCTTCACGGTCGTGCCGATCGTCGGGTCCGTCGTGCTGAGCCTGTTCCACTGGAACGTGATCGACCCGCCCCACTTCGTCGGCGGCGCCAACTACCGCACCACCTTCACGGATTCGACCGTCCTGGTCTCCTTCCGCAACACGCTCCTCTTCATGGTCCTCGCGGTCGCGCTGCAACTGCTGATCGCGCTGTCGCTGGCACTCGCGCTCAACGGGCGGATGCCGGTCTGGCTGCGGTCGGTGTTCCGTTCGGCGTTCTTCTTCCCGCTGGTGCTGTCCGCCGCGTCCATCTCGGTGGTGATGAAGTACCTGTTCAACCAGGACTTCGGGGTGGTGAACTGGCTGATCGGCCTGGTCGGCATCGCGCCCGTGCCCTGGCTGACCTCGGAGCACGCGGCGATGGCCACGGTGGTCCTGGTCTACGTCTGGCAGCAGTTCGGTTTCTCGTTCCTGCTGTTCATCGGCGGTCTGAACAACATCCCCAAGGAGATCCACGAGGCCGCCGCCCTCGACGGCGCGACCGGCCTGCGCAAGCACCTCGGCATCACGCTGCCGCTGCTGTCGCCGACGCTGCTCGTCGCGACGGTGGTCGGCGTCATCAACGCCCTGCAGGTCTTCGAACAGCCCTACGTCCTCACCGACGGCGGACCCGGCGACGCCACCCGCACCGTGGTGATGGTGATCTACGAGCGGGCCTTCGAGCAGCTCGACTTCGGCGAGGCGTCCGCGGTGGGCGTGCTGCTCTTCGCCGTGATCATGGCGGTCACCGCCCTCCAGTTCCGGCTCAGCCGGCGTTTCGTCCACTACCAGTGA
- a CDS encoding carbohydrate ABC transporter permease: MSQATPTPLKSTPTPTPTLSRVRYSLAPWTRIAALTVCALLTLGPVIWTVATSLRTPAESFDLPPQIIPTHPTTAAYHGVFQQIDVWLLALNSTLVTALIAVGQMITAGLAGYAFARLEFRFKRPLFGLVLATMMVPLQVTIVPVFLVLKTMGLTDTLLGLIIPAFPTAFGTFLMRQYFLGMPKDLGEAAMLDGAGTWRIFRSVYAPLATPGLAIVGVLAFNYHWNEFFRPLILETSSQNYTLPLGLVSLQGNLGTGSISVVLAGVVLSMLPAVAVFAVGQRPLREGITSAGVNR; encoded by the coding sequence ATGAGCCAAGCAACCCCGACCCCCCTGAAATCGACCCCGACCCCGACCCCGACCCTGAGCCGCGTCCGCTACTCACTCGCCCCCTGGACCCGGATCGCCGCACTGACCGTGTGCGCCCTGCTGACGCTGGGCCCGGTCATCTGGACCGTCGCCACCTCGCTGCGCACTCCGGCCGAGTCCTTCGACCTGCCCCCGCAGATCATCCCGACGCACCCGACGACCGCGGCCTACCACGGGGTCTTCCAGCAGATCGACGTGTGGCTGCTCGCCCTGAACTCCACACTGGTGACGGCACTGATCGCCGTCGGCCAGATGATCACGGCGGGCCTGGCCGGATACGCCTTCGCACGCCTGGAGTTCCGTTTCAAGAGGCCGCTCTTCGGCCTGGTCCTGGCGACCATGATGGTGCCGTTGCAGGTCACCATCGTGCCGGTGTTCCTGGTGCTGAAGACGATGGGCCTCACCGACACGCTCCTCGGCCTGATCATCCCGGCCTTCCCGACCGCCTTCGGCACCTTCCTGATGCGCCAGTACTTCCTCGGTATGCCGAAGGACCTGGGCGAGGCGGCCATGCTGGACGGCGCGGGGACCTGGCGGATCTTCCGTTCGGTGTACGCGCCGCTGGCCACGCCCGGCCTGGCGATCGTCGGCGTGCTCGCCTTCAACTACCACTGGAACGAGTTCTTCCGCCCGCTGATCCTGGAGACCTCCAGCCAGAACTACACGCTTCCGCTGGGTCTGGTCTCCCTCCAGGGCAACCTCGGCACCGGGTCGATCTCGGTGGTCCTCGCCGGAGTCGTGCTCTCGATGCTCCCCGCCGTCGCCGTGTTCGCCGTCGGCCAGCGCCCTCTCCGCGAGGGCATCACCTCCGCAGGAGTCAACCGTTGA
- a CDS encoding glycoside hydrolase family 32 protein has translation MSNDPNAPRFRVRPPANWINDPNGPFRWRDRYHLFYQHNPDAPVHANVHWGHASSTDLAHWEHHPIALTPTPGGPDEAGCWSGCVTDDAGTPTAVYTGVDHSHAGLGTICLARAADPDDDRLNEWKPLPTPVVTGPPPGLDVVMFRDPFIFRHGDRRWALVGAGHADGTPSVLLYDCDDLTEWRFAGVLLDGNDPVAAAVFGDKSVGWECPHLYRTAGGDHVLLVSLWDGDPCSTAYLTGRLQAASQGELRFVPRTGGRLDQGRDFYAPAVLQEPDRALLWGWSWEARPQEEVDRAGWAGVLTAPRVVDVHPDGSLRVSPAPELQLLRPAEPFVTAPGRVPLPHAYDLTVTAREPTTVSLLRDAAGRELTVRADPAAGTVVLDRSTWPRTGREGSAPITVHVPKAPELTLRLLVDGSLLELFVGDRAMITERVYRRPDDTAELVVDEPGARVTGWAQAPGRHG, from the coding sequence TTGAGCAATGACCCCAACGCGCCGCGTTTCAGGGTCCGTCCGCCCGCCAACTGGATCAACGACCCGAACGGGCCGTTCCGTTGGCGGGACCGCTACCACCTCTTCTACCAGCACAACCCCGACGCCCCGGTGCACGCGAACGTCCACTGGGGTCATGCCTCCAGCACCGACCTCGCGCACTGGGAGCACCACCCGATCGCCCTCACCCCGACACCCGGCGGCCCCGACGAGGCGGGCTGCTGGTCGGGCTGCGTGACGGACGATGCCGGCACACCGACCGCCGTGTACACGGGAGTTGACCATTCCCACGCCGGACTCGGCACCATCTGCCTGGCGCGGGCGGCGGACCCGGACGACGACCGGCTGAACGAGTGGAAGCCGCTGCCGACGCCGGTGGTGACCGGACCACCACCGGGACTGGACGTGGTGATGTTCCGCGACCCGTTCATCTTCCGCCACGGGGACCGGCGCTGGGCCCTGGTCGGCGCCGGGCACGCCGACGGCACGCCGTCGGTCCTGCTCTACGACTGCGACGACCTGACCGAGTGGCGGTTCGCCGGTGTGCTGCTGGACGGCAACGACCCTGTAGCCGCAGCGGTGTTCGGCGACAAGTCGGTGGGCTGGGAGTGCCCGCACCTGTACCGGACGGCGGGCGGCGACCACGTCCTTCTGGTGTCCCTGTGGGACGGAGACCCCTGCTCCACCGCATACCTGACGGGCCGTCTACAGGCGGCCAGCCAGGGCGAGTTGAGGTTCGTGCCGCGCACCGGCGGCCGACTCGACCAGGGCCGGGACTTCTACGCCCCCGCCGTGCTCCAGGAGCCGGACCGCGCACTGCTGTGGGGCTGGTCGTGGGAGGCCCGCCCGCAGGAGGAGGTGGACCGGGCCGGCTGGGCAGGCGTACTCACCGCACCCCGCGTGGTCGACGTCCACCCCGACGGTTCGCTACGGGTGAGTCCGGCCCCGGAGCTCCAACTGCTGCGCCCCGCCGAGCCGTTCGTGACCGCGCCGGGCCGGGTCCCGCTTCCCCACGCGTACGACCTGACGGTCACCGCACGCGAACCGACCACGGTGAGCCTGCTCCGGGACGCGGCAGGCCGGGAGCTGACCGTCCGCGCGGACCCCGCCGCGGGGACCGTCGTCCTCGACCGGAGCACCTGGCCCCGGACCGGCAGGGAGGGCTCCGCCCCGATCACCGTGCACGTACCGAAGGCGCCGGAACTCACCCTCCGGCTGCTCGTCGACGGCTCCCTCCTCGAACTCTTCGTAGGGGACCGTGCCATGATCACCGAGCGCGTCTACCGGCGCCCCGACGACACCGCCGAGCTGGTCGTCGACGAACCGGGCGCCCGGGTCACGGGGTGGGCACAGGCCCCAGGGAGGCATGGCTGA
- a CDS encoding LacI family DNA-binding transcriptional regulator: MGGAEESGNTGTGRPTSRDVARIAGVSHTAVSFVFNGRADGNLSPATQERIRQAAAQLGYRPDPVARGLRSRRTAVIGLVTDEIASSPFAGRLLRGAMETAWDSDHLVLTVDSGGDPAKEDAAVAELLNRRVDGIIYAAMSLRRVRVPEGLHRTHSVLANCLPEDDSLPAVVPAERAGGRTAARLLLAEGHRRLAVIGGLDDIASAERTRGFRDALRAEGVTVPTEWIVRGGGEISAGYAGALRLLDGAEPGRRPTGVLCYNDRVAAGVLHAATRLGIDVPADLSVVGYDDQEHMAAFLTPPLTSIALPHRAMGETAARLLLDAIEAGPTPPATVRRLACPVVSRASVGPAPTG, translated from the coding sequence GTGGGCGGTGCCGAGGAGAGCGGGAACACGGGCACCGGGCGCCCGACGTCACGGGACGTCGCCCGGATCGCCGGTGTGTCCCACACCGCGGTGTCCTTCGTGTTCAACGGCCGAGCCGACGGCAACCTCTCGCCCGCCACCCAGGAACGCATCCGGCAGGCCGCGGCCCAGCTGGGCTACCGCCCCGACCCGGTGGCCCGCGGGCTGCGCAGTCGCCGTACGGCCGTGATCGGGCTGGTCACCGACGAGATCGCGTCCTCGCCCTTCGCCGGCCGGCTGCTGCGCGGGGCCATGGAGACCGCCTGGGACAGCGACCATCTCGTCCTCACCGTGGACTCCGGCGGTGACCCGGCCAAGGAGGACGCGGCCGTCGCGGAACTGCTCAACCGGCGCGTGGACGGCATCATCTACGCGGCCATGTCACTGCGCCGGGTCCGCGTCCCCGAGGGCCTGCACCGCACCCACTCCGTGCTGGCCAACTGCCTGCCCGAGGACGACTCGCTGCCCGCCGTCGTCCCCGCCGAGCGTGCCGGTGGCCGTACCGCGGCCCGGCTGCTGCTCGCCGAGGGCCACCGCCGGCTCGCCGTGATCGGCGGCCTGGACGACATCGCCTCGGCGGAACGCACCCGCGGCTTCCGGGACGCGCTGCGCGCCGAGGGCGTCACCGTGCCCACGGAGTGGATCGTGCGCGGCGGCGGGGAGATCTCCGCGGGATACGCGGGCGCGCTGCGCCTGCTCGACGGCGCCGAGCCGGGTCGTCGCCCCACCGGCGTCCTGTGCTACAACGACCGGGTCGCGGCGGGCGTCCTGCACGCCGCGACCCGGCTCGGGATCGACGTACCCGCCGATCTGTCGGTGGTCGGCTACGACGACCAGGAGCACATGGCCGCGTTCCTCACCCCACCGCTCACCTCCATCGCGCTGCCACACCGCGCGATGGGGGAGACAGCGGCCCGACTGCTCCTGGACGCCATCGAAGCCGGCCCCACCCCGCCCGCGACCGTGCGGCGCCTGGCCTGCCCTGTGGTCAGCCGGGCGTCGGTGGGTCCGGCGCCTACCGGGTGA
- a CDS encoding hemolysin family protein, which produces MTVLQLLFAVLLVLANGFFVGAEFALVSVRRSQIEPLGTARARQVLYGLERLPQMMAAAQFGITVCSLTLGAVAEPTVAHVLEPVFEWMRLPEGMIHPLGYILALAAVVFFHLVIGEMVPKNLAMAAPEKAAMWLSPGLVAFARVCKPITIALGAVAQAILRLFHVEPKDEVEAVFTSEQLNRLVEDSGQAGLLDPEEQERLEDALELGSRPVTDVLLRREDLVTVSPSVTPGEIVALTARTGYSRFPIAAETGAFMGYLHVKDVLDLEESERAVPQQIWRPMTTLRAELPLDDALTVMRRAATHLAQVADGSGKVLGLVALEDVLELLVGEVTDPAHREVPAPAPPRTAELKQAVPG; this is translated from the coding sequence ATGACCGTCCTCCAACTCCTCTTCGCCGTCCTGCTGGTGCTCGCCAACGGCTTCTTCGTCGGCGCCGAGTTCGCCCTCGTCTCCGTCCGCCGCAGCCAGATCGAACCCCTCGGCACGGCCCGCGCCCGCCAGGTCCTCTACGGCCTGGAGCGGCTGCCGCAGATGATGGCGGCGGCCCAATTCGGCATCACGGTCTGCTCGTTGACGCTCGGCGCGGTGGCAGAGCCGACGGTCGCGCACGTCCTGGAGCCGGTCTTCGAGTGGATGCGTCTGCCCGAGGGCATGATCCACCCCCTCGGCTACATCCTCGCGTTGGCGGCCGTGGTCTTCTTCCACCTCGTCATCGGCGAGATGGTCCCGAAGAATCTCGCGATGGCCGCGCCGGAGAAGGCCGCGATGTGGCTCAGCCCCGGCCTGGTCGCCTTCGCCCGGGTCTGCAAGCCGATCACCATCGCCCTCGGCGCCGTCGCCCAGGCCATCCTGCGCCTCTTCCACGTCGAGCCCAAGGACGAGGTCGAGGCCGTCTTCACCAGCGAACAGCTCAACCGCCTCGTGGAGGACTCGGGCCAGGCCGGTCTCCTCGACCCCGAGGAGCAGGAACGCCTGGAGGACGCGCTGGAGTTGGGCTCCCGCCCGGTGACGGACGTACTCCTCCGCCGAGAGGACCTGGTGACGGTCAGTCCCTCGGTCACCCCGGGCGAGATCGTCGCGCTGACCGCCCGCACCGGCTACTCCCGCTTCCCCATCGCGGCGGAGACCGGCGCCTTCATGGGCTACCTCCACGTCAAGGACGTCCTGGACCTGGAGGAGTCCGAGCGGGCGGTGCCGCAGCAGATCTGGCGCCCCATGACGACGCTGCGGGCCGAACTCCCCCTGGACGACGCCCTGACGGTGATGCGCCGGGCGGCGACCCACCTGGCCCAGGTCGCCGACGGCTCCGGCAAGGTGCTCGGCCTGGTCGCCCTGGAGGACGTCCTGGAACTCCTGGTGGGCGAGGTGACGGACCCGGCCCACCGGGAGGTACCGGCACCGGCACCGCCACGGACGGCGGAACTCAAGCAGGCGGTGCCTGGCTGA